One genomic window of Actinoalloteichus hoggarensis includes the following:
- the cobA gene encoding uroporphyrinogen-III C-methyltransferase: MRAERHDGSTDPYLTGLLLTGRRVVVVGAGTVAQRRLPRLVGSGAIVEVIAPQATPAVEAMADAGEITWTRRPYRGGDLGEAWFAVACTSEPSVNAEVAAEAAVSRVFCVRADQAAGGSAVTPAVGDHAGLRVGVLAGGRPRRSAAVRDAVLAALSSGAVDDQDETVGQHAAGVALIGGGPGDPDLITVRGRRLLARADVVVTDHLAPRELLEELAPDVEVIDASKIPYGRAANQEIINATLIERARAGRFVVRLKGGDPFVFGRGFEEVLACTEAGVTVTVVPGVTSAFAVPAVADVPVTHRGVAHEVVVVSGHVAPTDERALTDWRALARLRGTIVLLMGVERIDQFASVLIEHGRRADTPVAVVQDGTLRTEHVLRSTLAAVAGDIGAAGVRPPAVIVIGDVAALGPAPRTAPAQSQSEPESSS; the protein is encoded by the coding sequence ATGCGAGCCGAACGACACGACGGGTCCACCGATCCCTACCTCACCGGACTGCTGCTGACCGGTCGACGGGTCGTGGTGGTGGGAGCGGGGACCGTTGCCCAGCGACGGCTGCCGAGACTGGTCGGCTCCGGTGCGATCGTCGAGGTCATCGCACCGCAGGCCACGCCGGCGGTGGAGGCGATGGCGGATGCGGGCGAGATCACCTGGACCCGGCGGCCGTACCGGGGCGGCGATCTCGGTGAAGCCTGGTTCGCCGTGGCCTGCACCTCGGAGCCGTCGGTCAACGCCGAGGTCGCCGCCGAGGCCGCGGTGAGCCGGGTGTTCTGCGTTCGCGCCGATCAGGCGGCGGGCGGCAGCGCGGTGACCCCGGCGGTCGGCGACCACGCGGGCCTGCGCGTCGGTGTCCTGGCGGGCGGGCGACCCCGCCGCTCGGCTGCTGTGCGGGACGCGGTGTTGGCCGCTTTGAGTTCCGGGGCGGTCGACGATCAGGACGAGACCGTCGGGCAGCACGCCGCGGGCGTGGCGCTCATCGGCGGCGGTCCCGGTGACCCCGATCTGATCACCGTCCGCGGCAGGCGCCTGCTGGCCCGCGCCGATGTCGTGGTCACCGATCACCTGGCGCCGCGTGAACTGCTGGAGGAGCTGGCCCCGGACGTCGAGGTGATCGACGCCTCCAAGATCCCCTATGGGCGAGCCGCCAATCAGGAGATCATCAACGCGACGCTGATCGAGCGCGCCAGGGCAGGCCGGTTCGTGGTCCGCCTCAAGGGCGGCGACCCCTTCGTCTTCGGGAGGGGATTCGAGGAGGTGCTGGCCTGTACCGAGGCGGGCGTCACGGTCACCGTCGTGCCCGGCGTCACGAGCGCCTTCGCCGTGCCCGCGGTCGCCGACGTGCCCGTGACCCATCGGGGCGTCGCGCACGAGGTGGTCGTGGTCTCCGGCCACGTCGCACCGACCGACGAACGGGCGCTGACCGACTGGAGGGCACTGGCCCGACTACGCGGCACCATCGTGCTCCTGATGGGCGTCGAGCGCATCGATCAGTTCGCCTCGGTGCTGATCGAGCACGGCAGGCGGGCCGACACACCGGTCGCGGTGGTGCAGGACGGGACGCTGCGCACCGAGCACGTGCTGCGGTCCACCCTCGCCGCCGTCGCCGGGGACATCGGCGCGGCAGGCGTCCGGCCCCCGGCGGTGATCGTCATCGGGGACGTCGCCGCTCTCGGGCCCGCACCGCGCACCGCGCCCGCGCAGTCGCAGTCGGAGCCGGAATCCTCAAGCTGA
- a CDS encoding DEAD/DEAH box helicase produces MPTTSRSRSERAHSSRHPNEHGRGGDGPRHGGRRRPRRESRPAQAVSPLLHSALEATAPLPTGPLPSFAELGLPDALVRALSEKGITEPFPIQAATLPDVLAQRDVLGRGQTGSGKTLAFGLPMLTRLKDGQSAPLRPRGLILVPTRELAMQVHDALEPFAHALRLRTTTVVGGTSFPRQTAALRRGVDLLIATPGRLSDHVRQGTCQLDDVMIATLDEADQMADMGFLPQVRAILDLVAPGGQRLLFSATLDREVGTLVREYLTDPVVHAVAPPSASVTTMEHHLLLVSADDKPDVLAGIGAREGRTIMFVRTKHTADRVAKKLRSVGVRAGALHGGKTQNARTRTLGEFREGSTPVLVATDVAARGIHVDDVSLVVHVDPPADPKDYLHRAGRTARAGESGVVVTLVLNEQRRSVTAMTNRAGVRAKSTRVRPGDEELSTLTGARTPSGEPVAEPRPERQPRPRRAGAPGGRGRGGAGGSRSGGFRGGERRDRGQRENRSNYSR; encoded by the coding sequence GTGCCAACCACGTCCCGAAGCCGTTCCGAACGCGCGCACTCGTCGCGCCACCCCAATGAGCATGGGCGTGGCGGCGACGGACCGCGTCACGGCGGCAGGCGACGTCCTCGCCGCGAGAGCAGGCCTGCGCAGGCCGTCTCGCCGCTGCTTCACTCGGCGCTGGAGGCCACGGCCCCGCTGCCGACCGGCCCGCTGCCGTCCTTCGCGGAGCTGGGTCTGCCCGACGCCCTGGTGCGTGCGCTCTCCGAGAAGGGCATCACCGAGCCCTTCCCGATCCAGGCCGCCACGCTGCCCGACGTCCTCGCACAGCGCGACGTCCTCGGTCGGGGTCAGACCGGCTCCGGTAAGACCCTCGCCTTCGGCCTCCCGATGCTGACGAGACTCAAGGACGGCCAGTCGGCGCCACTGCGCCCCCGCGGCCTGATCCTGGTGCCGACTCGCGAGCTGGCCATGCAGGTGCACGACGCTCTGGAGCCGTTCGCCCACGCACTGCGGCTGCGGACCACCACGGTGGTGGGCGGCACGTCGTTCCCTCGGCAGACCGCCGCGCTGCGGCGCGGCGTCGATCTGCTGATCGCGACGCCCGGCAGGCTCTCCGACCACGTCCGGCAGGGCACCTGCCAGCTCGACGACGTGATGATCGCCACCCTGGACGAGGCCGACCAGATGGCCGACATGGGGTTCCTGCCGCAGGTCCGCGCGATCCTGGACCTGGTGGCACCCGGTGGGCAGCGGCTGCTGTTCTCCGCGACGCTGGACCGCGAGGTCGGCACGCTCGTGCGGGAGTACCTCACCGACCCGGTGGTCCACGCCGTCGCGCCGCCTTCGGCGAGCGTCACGACGATGGAGCACCACCTGCTGCTCGTCTCGGCCGACGACAAGCCGGACGTGCTGGCGGGCATCGGTGCCCGTGAGGGCCGCACGATCATGTTCGTGCGCACCAAGCACACCGCCGACCGCGTCGCCAAGAAGCTTCGGTCGGTCGGCGTCCGGGCAGGCGCTCTGCACGGCGGCAAGACGCAGAACGCCAGGACTCGCACGCTCGGCGAGTTCCGCGAGGGCAGCACGCCGGTGCTGGTGGCGACCGACGTGGCCGCGCGTGGCATTCACGTCGACGACGTCAGCCTGGTCGTCCACGTGGACCCGCCCGCCGACCCGAAGGACTACCTGCACCGGGCGGGCCGCACCGCCCGTGCCGGCGAGTCCGGCGTGGTGGTCACGCTGGTGCTCAACGAGCAGCGGCGCAGCGTCACAGCGATGACGAACCGGGCAGGCGTGCGGGCGAAGTCCACGCGGGTACGGCCGGGCGACGAGGAGCTGTCCACCCTCACCGGGGCCAGGACGCCGAGCGGCGAGCCGGTGGCCGAGCCGCGTCCGGAACGGCAGCCGCGCCCGCGCCGTGCGGGTGCGCCCGGCGGTCGGGGTCGCGGCGGAGCGGGCGGGTCTCGTTCCGGCGGCTTCCGGGGCGGCGAGCGCCGCGACCGTGGTCAGCGGGAGAACCGCTCGAACTACTCGCGCTGA
- a CDS encoding serine protein kinase RIO: MSAAESVDDEHGHGDVHGADGRGEGDHYTSDHGISDHGTNSDDEYDEDHDAEGGPIDSDRLWQSDDEANVYDRYAHYDEYADYDDVEEAWPGRGRRPRRKAVEQDEVGISHRRGRLTEAARQRALDLRAESADAADLPEDADRWTTWDDGVRGPLPHPDWLVTTSAASDRELGVLKTGKEAEVHLIERSDAATGKSCLLAAKRYRSAEHRLFHRDAGYLEGRRMRRSREMRAIEGRTDFGRNLIAEQWATAEFAALGRLWALGVPVPYPAQQVGTELLIEFLGEPDGTAAPRLAQLRPTEEELVTLWESLIGSLRVMASHGLAHGDLSAYNLLVHRGELFLIDLPQLVDVVANPEGPRFLARDVANAASWFLAHGLPTELADHGELTRELLDAAGMPTPG, encoded by the coding sequence ATGTCCGCGGCCGAATCCGTCGATGACGAACACGGTCACGGAGATGTCCACGGCGCTGATGGCCGTGGCGAAGGCGACCACTACACGAGCGACCACGGCATAAGCGACCACGGCACGAACAGCGACGACGAATACGACGAGGATCACGACGCCGAGGGCGGCCCGATCGACTCCGACCGCCTGTGGCAGTCCGACGACGAGGCGAACGTCTACGACCGGTACGCGCACTACGACGAGTACGCGGACTACGACGACGTCGAGGAGGCGTGGCCCGGACGCGGGCGCAGGCCGCGGCGCAAGGCCGTCGAGCAGGACGAGGTGGGGATCAGCCATCGTCGTGGCAGGCTGACCGAGGCGGCTCGACAACGTGCACTTGATCTCCGTGCGGAGAGCGCCGACGCAGCCGACCTGCCCGAGGACGCCGACCGCTGGACCACGTGGGACGACGGTGTTCGAGGTCCGCTGCCACACCCGGACTGGCTCGTCACCACCTCCGCCGCCTCGGATCGAGAACTCGGGGTGCTCAAGACCGGCAAGGAAGCCGAAGTTCACCTCATCGAGCGATCCGATGCGGCCACCGGCAAGTCCTGCCTGTTGGCAGCCAAACGCTATCGGTCGGCGGAGCATCGCCTGTTCCATCGAGACGCCGGTTATCTGGAGGGCAGGCGAATGCGGCGCTCCCGAGAGATGCGGGCGATCGAGGGCCGCACGGACTTCGGCCGCAACCTCATCGCGGAGCAATGGGCGACGGCGGAATTCGCCGCGTTGGGCAGGCTGTGGGCGCTGGGCGTCCCGGTGCCCTATCCGGCACAGCAGGTCGGCACCGAGCTTCTCATCGAGTTCCTCGGCGAGCCGGACGGGACCGCCGCGCCGAGGCTGGCTCAGCTCCGACCAACCGAGGAAGAGCTGGTCACGCTCTGGGAGTCGCTGATCGGGTCACTGCGGGTGATGGCTTCGCACGGACTTGCTCACGGCGACCTCTCCGCCTACAACCTGCTCGTTCATCGGGGCGAGCTGTTCCTGATCGACCTTCCCCAGCTCGTCGACGTCGTCGCCAATCCGGAGGGCCCGCGATTCCTCGCCAGGGACGTGGCCAACGCCGCCTCGTGGTTCCTCGCTCACGGACTGCCCACTGAGCTCGCCGACCACGGCGAGCTGACCCGCGAGCTGCTCGACGCGGCGGGGATGCCGACACCAGGGTGA
- a CDS encoding YaaA family protein: MLVLLPPSETKAHGGDGPPLNLEALSFPELTDVRRTLVRAVSELAEDVPASLDVLGLSPRQGAEVARNAGLAGAGTLPALARYTGVVYDALDVPELSAADLERANRRLAISSALFGLVGGGDPIPGYRLSAGSRLPGLGSLRSLWRPVAGPVLAARTGLVVDLRSGAYAALAEAPGAVTVRVLSEDEFGARSVVSHANKHLKGRLARALVQIEEEPASVDEVVEAARLLGLVAERRGPGAVDLISRLAAPVGSS, translated from the coding sequence GTGCTCGTGCTGCTGCCGCCCTCGGAGACCAAGGCACACGGCGGCGACGGCCCGCCGTTGAACCTCGAGGCGCTCTCCTTCCCCGAACTCACCGATGTCCGCCGCACCCTGGTGCGAGCGGTGAGCGAGCTCGCCGAGGACGTGCCCGCGAGCCTCGACGTGTTGGGGTTGTCGCCGAGGCAGGGCGCGGAGGTCGCCCGCAATGCCGGCCTGGCCGGTGCGGGCACGCTGCCTGCGCTGGCCCGCTACACCGGAGTGGTCTACGACGCGCTGGATGTCCCTGAACTCTCGGCGGCCGACCTGGAACGGGCGAACCGCAGACTCGCGATCTCCTCGGCGCTGTTCGGCCTGGTGGGCGGCGGGGACCCGATCCCCGGTTATCGGCTCTCGGCGGGCAGCAGGCTACCGGGACTCGGCTCGCTGCGGAGCCTGTGGCGGCCGGTGGCGGGACCGGTCCTCGCCGCGCGGACCGGCCTGGTCGTCGATCTGCGCTCCGGTGCCTACGCCGCGCTGGCCGAGGCCCCCGGCGCGGTCACCGTCCGGGTGCTGTCCGAGGACGAGTTCGGGGCGCGCTCGGTGGTGAGCCACGCCAACAAACATCTCAAGGGCAGGCTGGCTCGCGCACTGGTCCAGATCGAGGAGGAGCCGGCGAGTGTGGACGAGGTCGTCGAGGCGGCGCGGCTGCTGGGACTCGTCGCCGAACGACGCGGGCCCGGTGCCGTCGACCTGATCAGCCGCCTCGCGGCGCCCGTCGGATCGAGCTGA